One genomic segment of Hevea brasiliensis isolate MT/VB/25A 57/8 chromosome 3, ASM3005281v1, whole genome shotgun sequence includes these proteins:
- the LOC131178673 gene encoding uncharacterized protein LOC131178673 — MAWWEGTNETRLLIAPSAIEDGLGHLLPLQHPKSGKTTCYLLINGVLQELHWFKQCYTSWFLGDYVCEDGRLYSATPVDPVFILLPIFEEARMKKGDDPGKFRQLDEIIFINGCPGYHHLMSIAENCMQIVCEVKEIGSSKFFRLDDSKVLSWLSCKVCQLKQALPSLDKNYAAQDEKSTLTDAVTILGEYLKDEPWLKLLCNHLKLNLLEAASKVPGTEICLTAAENTPASSNLIQEKGKTDSKSKRTGKQTKKAKVETESLNIRDMFSRASRRR; from the exons ATGGCTTGGTGGGAAGGCACTAATGAAACTCGTCTTCTCATTGCACCTA GTGCAATTGAAGATGGTTTAGGTCATTTATTACCACTTCAACATCCAAAATCAG GAAAGACAACATGCTATCTTCTTATCAATGGAGTGCTCCAAGAACTTCACTGGTTCAAGCAATGTTACACCTCTTGGTTTCTGGGGGATTATGTTTGTGAAG ATGGGCGCCTATATTCTGCCACTCCAGTTGATCCGGTCTTCATTTTGTTGCCTATTTTTGAGGAAGCTAGAATGAAG AAAGGGGATGATCCTGGGAAGTTCAGACAATTAGATGAGATAATCTTCATTAATGGCTGTCCTGGATATCATCATTTAATGTCCATTGCAGAGAATTGTATGCAAATAGTGTGCGAGGTCAAAG AAATTGGCTCTTCAAAGTTTTTCCGCCTTGATGATTCAAAGGTGTTATCATGGTTGTCTTGCAAG GTCTGCCAATTAAAACAGGCTCTACCCTCATTGGACAAAAACTATGCTGCTCAAGATGAAAAGAGTACAT TGACTGATGCTGTCACAATATTGGGGGAATACTTGAAGGATGAGCCCTGGTTGAAGCTTTTGTGTAATCATTTGAA ATTGAATTTACTGGAGGCAGCTAGTAAAGTACCAGGTACTGAAATTTGTTTGACAGCTGCTGAAAATACCCCAGCATCTTCTAATCTCATACAG GAAAAGGGAAAGACTGACAGTAAATCAAAGAGAACTGGGAAACAAACTAAGAAGGCTAAAGTGGAGACAGAATCACTGAACATAAGAGATATGTTCAGCAGAGCTTCCCGGAGAAGATGA